The following proteins are encoded in a genomic region of Opisthocomus hoazin isolate bOpiHoa1 chromosome 4, bOpiHoa1.hap1, whole genome shotgun sequence:
- the TMIE gene encoding transmembrane inner ear expressed protein, translating to MSCGRLVLSSQDSLEETGSDNNPVHHRWIQNRMPLGDKALQTQREASFIKKRLKYGSYCTNRQATTEPPKKKPDPVTSETVVIWGLRLWQVIGIFAIFVLAVIITLCCIFKCRIPRTKKEIEARYAQRQAAKTYADKLDTVPPLNELTEIPGAQVAEEKKEEVPTVSGKVDKAQGKKDGSKGSKKDGEKVQKEESKKEGKDGAKKKEGEKGEKGEKGEKKGKDTTDKKQGGGKKGEKEGEAVKSGGGTKTNGKAGGNAKAPAKKK from the exons ATGAGCTGTGGCCGGCTGGTGCTGAGTAGCCAAGACAGCTTGGAAGAGACCGGCTCAGACAACAATCCTGTTCACCACAGATGGATTCAGAATAGGATGCCCCTGGGAGACAAAGCACTCCAGACACAGCGAGAAGCATCCTTCATTAAGAAGAGACTAAAATATGGTTCATATTGCACAAATAGGCAA gccACCACAGAACCCCCAAAAAAGAAACCGGACCCTGTCACTTCAGAGACGGTGGTGATCTGGGGGCTGCGCCTCTGGCAGGTGATTGGTATCTTTGCCATCTTTGTCCTGGCAGTCA TTATCACGCTGTGCTGTATCTTCAAATGCCGGATTCCCCGGACAAAGAAAGAGATTGAGGCGCGATATGCTCAACGGCAAGCAGCCAAGACGTATGCAGACAAACTGGACACTGTGCCACCACTCAACGAGCTGACAGAGATCCCTGGAG CTCaggttgcagaagaaaaaaaagaagaagttcCCACTGTATCTGGAAAAGTGGACAAGGCCCAGGGTAAGAAAGATGGATCCAAAGGCTCCAAGAAGGATGGTGAAAAGGTCCAGAAAGAAGAATccaagaaagaagggaaggatggggccaaaaagaaagaaggagagaagggagaaaagggagaaaagggagaaaagaagggaaaggacACTACTGACAAGAAACAAGGTGGCGGGAAGAAAGGTGAAAAAGAAGGTGAGGCAGTAAAATCAGGAGGAGGCACCAAAACTAATGGCAAGGCTGGTGGGAATGCCAAAGCCCCAGCCAAGAAGAAGTGA